From Solidesulfovibrio carbinoliphilus subsp. oakridgensis, the proteins below share one genomic window:
- a CDS encoding glycosyltransferase family 4 protein — MNVAFYAPFKPLDHPAPSGDRTIGRELAAALAGEGLSVMTPSRFRSRWFSARPALWLAVPAARRQALRAAREADVKAWLTYHAYYKSPDVIGPYVAGRLGIPYVIFQGIYSTKQRRSLKTRLGFECNRRSLLAARLVFSNRRLDAENLRRLLPEDRIVYVRPGIDADAFAFDAAARRGLRREWNVGPTPVVVTAAMFRNDVKAVSLAYLFSRLGELARQGLPFFLVVAGDGEMRGQLAALAERELPGRHRFLGLVPREELAAVYAAGDVFAFPGIRESLGMVYLEAQAAGLPVAALADGGVPEVVASGRTGLLTPPGDDAAYRQALATLLGDRELRRTMGEAAAASVRADHDRTRNYGAVAGVLRRLAGGG, encoded by the coding sequence TTGAACGTCGCCTTCTACGCGCCCTTTAAGCCGCTCGACCACCCGGCCCCTTCGGGCGACCGGACCATCGGCCGGGAACTGGCCGCGGCCCTGGCCGGCGAGGGGCTTTCGGTCATGACGCCAAGCCGCTTCCGGTCGCGCTGGTTCTCGGCCCGGCCCGCCTTGTGGCTGGCCGTGCCGGCCGCCCGCCGCCAGGCTCTGCGCGCGGCCAGGGAGGCGGACGTCAAGGCCTGGCTCACCTACCACGCCTACTACAAGTCCCCGGACGTCATCGGCCCCTATGTGGCGGGCAGGCTCGGCATCCCCTACGTCATCTTCCAGGGGATCTATTCCACCAAACAGCGCCGCAGCCTCAAGACCCGGCTCGGCTTCGAGTGCAACCGCCGGTCGCTCCTGGCCGCCCGCCTGGTCTTCTCCAACCGCCGGCTGGACGCGGAGAATTTGCGCCGGCTCCTGCCGGAAGACAGGATCGTCTATGTCCGGCCGGGCATCGATGCCGACGCCTTCGCCTTCGACGCGGCGGCCAGGCGGGGATTGCGCCGGGAGTGGAACGTCGGCCCCACGCCGGTGGTGGTCACGGCGGCCATGTTTCGAAACGACGTCAAGGCCGTGAGCCTCGCCTACCTTTTTTCCCGTCTGGGCGAGCTGGCCCGCCAGGGGCTGCCCTTTTTCCTGGTCGTGGCCGGGGACGGCGAGATGCGCGGGCAGCTGGCCGCCCTGGCCGAGCGGGAGCTCCCCGGCCGGCACCGGTTTCTGGGGCTCGTCCCCCGGGAGGAACTGGCCGCCGTGTACGCGGCCGGCGACGTTTTCGCCTTTCCGGGCATCCGGGAGTCGCTCGGCATGGTCTATCTGGAGGCCCAGGCCGCCGGCCTGCCCGTGGCCGCCCTGGCCGACGGCGGGGTGCCCGAGGTGGTCGCCTCCGGCCGCACGGGCCTCCTCACCCCGCCCGGCGACGACGCGGCCTACCGACAGGCCCTGGCCACGCTTCTCGGCGACCGCGAATTGCGCCGGACCATGGGCGAGGCGGCTGCCGCTTCGGTGCGGGCCGACCACGACCGGACCCGCAATTACGGCGCCGTGGCCGGGGTCCTGCGCCGTCTGGCCGGGGGAGGGTGA
- a CDS encoding PAS domain-containing protein, which produces MANLCETRLRDLPPATPLTLGLWTTAVQAAGILCQAGVAEALVLDGGRPLGVVTVRSVARVLVRDPDRAAQLAVRDFMDPVAVSQETDVLPSALRHLLAAPSRRLAVVDATGRAVGLLTPLLVARLGQGVDGLSGRTVASAMVRTVVTARAGEPLPLVLGRMVRAGVGGVVVAEADRPLGLVTATDAAALMAGGRDIRRCPVEAVMRAPVEAVSPQLSLAEAVGGMDGAGAGRLAVTDAAGFLLGVLTATDVATALHLLLAEAETARLGAEAARYRDLYDQAMQGLFRLDPAGRPLAVNTPLARLLGYRDVADCLRQAGQASHPLRLDAPGRRDVLLAALARPDAVAFEVGSYRPDGSITRLRCVLRCVRDARGCPVALEGACADFPAALPDGRPAHEIEYRSIVEHQTELICRRDAAGRLTFANPAFARYWSRTPEACVAEDFRPGIPEEDAAVVARRVASLGPARPTTGFEHRVVRADGRIRWQRWTCRALFDASGAVAEYQFVGRDVTARKLVEQRLHTQAGHALAMLEALPLPVFHKGRDGRYTGCNQAFETLLGLPRARIVGQTLGDLCGTDNASPYEALESELLAKGHRQVYEARLSLPAGWRSMAIHKAVVRDAGAGGEATGIIGVALDVTERRLAEAAATKVRDGLEAETLQLGAELGRVRARLAAEVLERERVGERLRHEARFLETVLSSIQDGISVLSPDLTVVTVNRAMRALYIDSNEPVGRKCHEVYQGLGMPCQDCPSLRAMASGKLAMSLVKRCGLGGETGWLELFCFPLFDDGGAVTGVVEIVRDVTAGKKLEAELAAALERAEAGSQAKGAFLANMSHEIRTPLNAVLGYVQLMLRDRLEPRQRERLAVVEESAATLLSLINDILDYSKIEAGRMELKNESFDLPACLAAVVKEQEVLARNKGLDLTLAMGPEVPRDVRGDGLRLRQVLRNLLSNAVKYTEAGSVAVTVSRTGELPGPAGEAPRQILRFAVADTGVGIAEEQQAAIFDSFTQVDDGLTRRQAGTGLGLAICRRLAGLMGGGVFVESVPGRGSVFWLECPFEVAEPATSAAGPAYGTPAGPACRFQAEAMPRLRILLVEDNRVNRVFAGDLLESRGHEVAMAENGRAALDFLARERVDVVLMDIQMPVMDGLAATRAIRAGEGGIDPTLPVVGLSAYAMDQERERFLAAGLDGYITKPIDVEAFFEVVRVVLDRRGPGTAGVPRAVPTPARAVLDTQGLFSQYGCKAGLLAKVGREFVNSVPQQLEVLAAAVHDGDLAVCERVAHTLKGNAAMFGALAMRALAAEAEAAAASGDAGLVERLAPPLCDACRTAVSHMDDFLGRLGT; this is translated from the coding sequence ATGGCCAATCTCTGCGAGACGCGGCTGCGCGACCTGCCGCCCGCGACGCCGCTGACGCTTGGGCTCTGGACCACGGCTGTCCAGGCTGCGGGCATCCTTTGCCAGGCCGGGGTCGCCGAGGCCCTGGTCCTTGACGGGGGCCGCCCGCTGGGCGTGGTCACCGTCCGGAGTGTGGCCCGGGTCCTGGTCCGGGACCCGGACAGGGCCGCCCAGCTGGCTGTCCGCGATTTCATGGACCCGGTGGCGGTTTCCCAGGAAACCGATGTTCTGCCCTCCGCCCTGCGGCACCTGCTCGCCGCGCCGTCGCGCCGGCTGGCCGTGGTGGACGCCACGGGCCGGGCCGTGGGCCTCCTCACCCCGCTTTTGGTGGCCCGCCTGGGCCAGGGCGTGGACGGCCTGTCCGGCCGGACCGTGGCCAGCGCCATGGTCCGGACCGTGGTCACGGCCAGGGCCGGCGAGCCGCTGCCCCTGGTCCTTGGTCGCATGGTCCGCGCCGGCGTCGGCGGCGTGGTGGTGGCCGAGGCAGACCGGCCGCTCGGCCTCGTGACGGCCACCGACGCCGCGGCCCTCATGGCCGGCGGCCGGGACATCCGCCGGTGCCCGGTGGAGGCGGTCATGCGGGCTCCGGTCGAGGCCGTCTCGCCCCAGCTGTCCCTGGCCGAGGCCGTGGGCGGCATGGACGGGGCCGGCGCCGGCCGGCTGGCCGTCACCGACGCGGCCGGCTTCCTGCTTGGCGTCCTGACCGCCACCGACGTGGCCACGGCCTTGCATCTTCTTTTGGCCGAGGCCGAAACGGCCCGGCTCGGCGCGGAGGCGGCCCGGTACCGCGATCTTTACGACCAGGCCATGCAAGGCCTTTTCCGCCTCGACCCGGCCGGGCGTCCCCTGGCCGTCAACACCCCCCTGGCCCGGCTTCTGGGCTACCGCGACGTGGCCGACTGCCTGCGCCAGGCCGGCCAGGCCAGCCATCCCCTGCGCCTGGACGCTCCCGGCCGCCGCGACGTCCTTTTGGCGGCCCTGGCCCGGCCGGACGCCGTCGCTTTCGAGGTCGGGAGCTACCGGCCCGACGGCAGCATCACGCGGTTGCGCTGCGTCCTGCGGTGCGTGCGCGACGCCCGGGGCTGCCCGGTGGCCCTGGAAGGGGCCTGCGCCGATTTTCCCGCCGCCCTTCCCGACGGCCGGCCGGCGCACGAAATCGAATACCGCTCCATCGTCGAGCACCAGACCGAACTCATCTGCCGCCGCGACGCGGCCGGCCGGCTGACCTTCGCCAACCCGGCCTTTGCCCGCTACTGGAGCCGCACACCCGAGGCCTGCGTGGCAGAGGACTTCCGGCCCGGGATTCCCGAGGAGGACGCGGCGGTCGTTGCCCGGCGCGTGGCCTCCCTTGGCCCGGCCCGTCCGACCACCGGCTTCGAGCATCGGGTGGTCCGGGCCGACGGCCGCATCCGTTGGCAGCGCTGGACGTGCCGGGCCCTCTTCGATGCCTCCGGCGCCGTGGCGGAGTACCAGTTCGTGGGCCGGGACGTGACGGCCAGGAAGCTCGTGGAACAAAGGCTCCACACCCAGGCCGGCCACGCCCTGGCCATGCTCGAGGCCTTGCCGCTGCCGGTTTTCCACAAGGGGCGGGACGGCCGCTACACCGGCTGCAACCAGGCCTTCGAAACGCTCCTCGGCCTGCCGCGCGCCCGGATCGTCGGCCAGACCCTTGGCGACCTGTGCGGCACGGACAACGCCTCGCCCTACGAAGCCCTGGAGAGCGAGTTGCTGGCCAAGGGCCACCGGCAAGTCTACGAGGCCAGGCTGTCCCTGCCGGCCGGCTGGCGGTCCATGGCCATCCACAAGGCCGTGGTGCGCGACGCCGGGGCCGGAGGCGAGGCGACAGGCATCATCGGCGTGGCCCTGGACGTCACCGAGCGCCGGCTGGCCGAGGCCGCGGCCACCAAGGTCCGCGACGGCCTGGAGGCCGAAACGCTCCAGCTCGGCGCCGAGCTGGGCCGGGTCCGGGCCCGTCTGGCCGCAGAAGTCCTGGAGCGGGAACGGGTCGGGGAGCGGTTGCGCCACGAGGCCCGGTTCCTCGAAACCGTGCTCTCGTCCATTCAGGACGGCATCTCCGTGCTTTCGCCCGACCTGACCGTGGTCACGGTCAACCGGGCCATGCGGGCCCTCTATATCGACAGCAACGAGCCGGTGGGACGCAAATGCCACGAGGTCTACCAGGGCCTTGGCATGCCCTGCCAGGACTGTCCGTCGCTTCGGGCCATGGCCTCGGGCAAGCTGGCCATGAGTCTGGTCAAGCGCTGCGGTTTGGGCGGCGAGACCGGCTGGCTGGAGCTTTTCTGCTTTCCGCTGTTTGACGACGGCGGCGCCGTGACCGGCGTGGTCGAGATCGTGCGCGACGTGACGGCCGGCAAAAAGCTCGAAGCGGAACTGGCCGCCGCCCTGGAGCGGGCCGAGGCCGGCAGCCAGGCCAAGGGGGCCTTTCTGGCCAACATGAGCCATGAGATTCGCACGCCGCTCAATGCCGTGCTCGGCTACGTCCAGCTCATGCTGCGCGACCGGCTGGAGCCGCGGCAACGCGAGCGCCTGGCCGTGGTCGAGGAGTCGGCCGCAACGCTTTTGTCCCTCATAAACGACATCCTCGACTATTCGAAGATCGAAGCCGGCCGCATGGAGCTTAAAAACGAATCGTTCGACCTGCCGGCCTGCCTCGCGGCCGTGGTCAAGGAACAGGAGGTCCTGGCCCGCAACAAGGGGCTCGACCTGACCCTGGCCATGGGGCCGGAGGTCCCCCGCGACGTGCGCGGCGACGGCCTGCGGCTGCGCCAGGTGCTGCGAAACCTGCTCAGCAACGCCGTCAAGTACACCGAGGCCGGTTCCGTGGCCGTCACCGTCAGCCGGACCGGCGAACTGCCGGGCCCGGCCGGGGAGGCGCCGCGCCAGATCCTGCGCTTTGCCGTGGCCGACACCGGGGTCGGCATTGCCGAGGAGCAGCAGGCCGCCATCTTCGACAGCTTCACCCAGGTCGACGACGGCCTGACCCGCCGCCAGGCCGGCACGGGCCTTGGCCTTGCCATCTGCCGCCGGCTGGCCGGGCTCATGGGCGGCGGGGTGTTCGTCGAAAGCGTGCCCGGCCGGGGGAGCGTCTTCTGGCTCGAATGTCCGTTCGAGGTGGCCGAGCCGGCGACGTCGGCGGCCGGGCCGGCCTACGGGACCCCCGCCGGACCGGCCTGCCGTTTCCAGGCCGAGGCCATGCCGCGGCTTCGCATCCTCCTGGTCGAGGACAACCGGGTCAACCGCGTCTTTGCCGGCGACCTCCTGGAGAGCCGGGGGCACGAGGTGGCCATGGCCGAGAACGGCCGGGCCGCCCTGGATTTCCTGGCCCGGGAGCGGGTGGACGTGGTCCTCATGGACATCCAGATGCCGGTCATGGACGGACTGGCCGCCACCCGGGCCATCCGGGCCGGAGAGGGCGGCATCGATCCGACCCTGCCCGTGGTCGGGCTGTCGGCCTATGCCATGGACCAGGAACGGGAACGGTTTTTGGCCGCGGGCCTGGACGGCTACATCACCAAGCCTATCGACGTGGAGGCCTTTTTCGAGGTGGTCCGGGTCGTACTGGACCGCCGGGGCCCAGGGACGGCCGGCGTTCCCAGGGCCGTGCCGACGCCGGCCCGGGCCGTTCTTGACACCCAGGGCCTTTTTTCCCAATACGGCTGCAAGGCCGGGCTTCTGGCCAAGGTGGGCCGGGAGTTCGTCAACTCCGTGCCCCAGCAGCTCGAAGTCCTCGCCGCGGCCGTGCACGACGGGGATCTGGCCGTGTGCGAGCGGGTGGCCCATACGCTCAAGGGCAACGCGGCCATGTTCGGGGCCTTGGCCATGCGGGCCCTGGCCGCCGAGGCGGAGGCGGCCGCCGCCTCGGGCGACGCGGGCCTGGTGGAGCGCCTGGCTCCCCCCCTGTGCGACGCCTGCCGCACGGCGGTCAGCCACATGGACGATTTCCTGGGCCGCCTCGGGACCTAG
- a CDS encoding dihydrolipoyl dehydrogenase family protein has product MGSRRDFDLAVFGGGSAGLTVAAGAARLGVRVLLVDREGRLGGDCLHFGCVPSKTLIQTARVRALAARSRDFGLPAPDLPPVDFAQVRRRIAAVIAGIEEHDSPERFRSLGAEVRFGEPRFLDPHTIDLDGRRITADRFVIATGSRAAVPDIPGLAAAGCLTNREIFALDRLPASLLVLGGGPMAVEMGQAFARLGSRVTLVQRSGRILSAEDPDLADVVAARLTVEGVDLRLGCKVLSVQPAPVPGGLKAVVIQRDGREERIEAEAILVALGRTPNLDTLDLESAGVERTERGLVLDERLRTTAPHIFGAGDVTGRHLFTHAAGYEGGVVVAGAVFRLPKKADYRLLPRCTYTEPELAVVGLTEGEAREAGHAVAIVAEPFSGNDRARAEGDTAGLVKLVLDRRGRPLGVGIAGPGAGELLAEWVAGLAGKVGLGTLSGAVHPYPTLAETNKRAAGRRLEARLFSPFVRRALRLVFGYRGLK; this is encoded by the coding sequence ATGGGATCGCGGCGCGATTTCGATCTGGCGGTGTTCGGCGGCGGCTCGGCGGGCCTGACCGTCGCGGCCGGCGCGGCCCGGCTCGGGGTGCGGGTCCTGCTCGTCGACCGCGAGGGCCGGCTCGGCGGCGACTGCCTGCACTTCGGCTGCGTGCCGAGCAAGACGCTTATCCAGACCGCCCGGGTGCGCGCCCTGGCCGCCCGGTCCCGGGACTTCGGCCTGCCCGCCCCGGACCTGCCGCCGGTCGATTTCGCCCAGGTCCGCCGCCGCATCGCAGCGGTCATCGCCGGCATCGAGGAACACGACTCGCCCGAGCGGTTCCGGTCCCTCGGGGCCGAGGTCCGCTTCGGCGAGCCCCGGTTTCTCGACCCCCACACCATCGATCTCGACGGCCGGCGGATCACCGCCGACCGTTTCGTCATCGCCACCGGCTCCCGGGCCGCGGTGCCGGACATCCCGGGCCTGGCCGCAGCCGGCTGCCTCACCAACCGCGAGATTTTTGCCCTGGACCGCTTGCCGGCCTCCTTGCTGGTCCTTGGCGGCGGGCCCATGGCCGTGGAGATGGGCCAGGCCTTTGCCCGGCTGGGGAGCCGGGTGACGCTCGTACAGCGAAGCGGCCGGATCCTTTCAGCCGAGGACCCGGATCTGGCCGATGTGGTGGCGGCGCGCCTGACTGTCGAGGGAGTGGACCTGCGCCTTGGCTGCAAGGTCCTTTCCGTCCAGCCGGCCCCGGTCCCGGGCGGCCTGAAGGCGGTCGTCATCCAGCGCGACGGCCGCGAGGAGCGCATCGAGGCCGAGGCCATCCTGGTGGCCCTGGGGCGCACGCCGAACCTCGACACCCTGGACCTGGAGTCGGCCGGCGTCGAGCGCACGGAGAGGGGGCTCGTCCTCGACGAGAGGCTTCGGACCACCGCCCCCCACATCTTCGGGGCCGGCGACGTGACGGGCAGGCACCTTTTCACCCACGCCGCCGGCTACGAGGGCGGGGTGGTGGTGGCCGGCGCCGTCTTCCGGCTGCCCAAAAAAGCCGACTACCGGCTCCTGCCGCGCTGCACCTACACCGAGCCCGAGCTGGCCGTGGTCGGCCTGACCGAGGGCGAGGCCCGGGAGGCGGGACACGCCGTCGCCATCGTGGCCGAGCCCTTTTCCGGCAACGACCGGGCCCGGGCCGAGGGCGACACGGCCGGGCTGGTCAAGCTGGTCCTCGACCGGCGCGGCCGGCCGCTCGGCGTCGGCATCGCCGGCCCGGGCGCCGGGGAACTGCTCGCCGAATGGGTGGCCGGGCTGGCCGGCAAGGTGGGGCTCGGCACGCTCTCCGGCGCGGTCCACCCCTACCCGACCCTGGCCGAGACCAACAAACGGGCCGCCGGCCGCCGCCTCGAAGCCAGGCTCTTCTCGCCCTTCGTCCGCCGGGCCCTCCGGCTGGTGTTCGGGTATCGCGGATTGAAGTAA
- a CDS encoding dihydrolipoyl dehydrogenase family protein gives MARAYDLIVLGGGPASGPAARLCREAGWTVAVVEAGRLGGVCPNVGCNPKKVLLSGPETLVQVRHLLGKGLSGAPRPDWAALMAFKRSFTRPVDARVEGSLREAGIDIVRGRAVFTGRRTVAVSGEELAAQKILLAVGATPSRFSFPGADRLATSDDFLDLDALPGRVTFVGGGFIAFELAHIAAACGARATILTHGDAVLRRFDQDLVARLLAATRARGIEVRLRAPVTAIRQEADGLAIETPDGPVRADLAVNAAGRPANLDGLGLEAAGVARSKAGVTVNDHLQSPTNPDVYAAGDCLDAPFALTPTADLESRIAGENMLAGNTRTIDRTGTPSVLFTLPPLAMAGLTEADCQARGIPYRKKEYDLAEAFPWQRLGETTGFSKTLVSPDDDRILGAHILGHGAEEMINAVALAMRQHLPAKALREAVWAYPTCGYYLRYLF, from the coding sequence ATGGCGCGCGCATACGACCTGATCGTCCTTGGCGGCGGGCCGGCTTCCGGACCGGCGGCGAGACTGTGTCGCGAGGCGGGCTGGACCGTGGCCGTCGTCGAGGCCGGGCGGCTCGGCGGGGTCTGCCCCAATGTGGGCTGCAATCCGAAAAAAGTGCTCCTGAGCGGGCCGGAAACCCTCGTCCAGGTCCGGCATCTTCTCGGCAAGGGCCTCTCCGGCGCACCGCGTCCGGACTGGGCGGCGCTCATGGCCTTCAAACGGAGCTTCACCCGGCCGGTGGACGCCCGGGTGGAGGGCTCGCTTCGGGAGGCCGGCATCGACATCGTGCGCGGCCGGGCCGTTTTCACGGGCCGGCGCACGGTTGCGGTCAGCGGCGAGGAGCTGGCCGCCCAAAAGATCCTCCTCGCGGTCGGGGCCACGCCGAGCCGGTTTTCCTTCCCGGGCGCGGACAGGCTCGCCACGAGCGACGATTTCCTGGATTTGGACGCCCTGCCCGGCCGGGTGACCTTTGTGGGCGGCGGGTTCATCGCCTTCGAACTGGCGCACATCGCCGCGGCCTGCGGGGCCAGGGCCACCATCCTCACCCACGGCGACGCGGTCCTGCGCCGCTTCGACCAGGACCTGGTGGCCCGGCTCCTGGCCGCCACCCGGGCCAGAGGCATCGAGGTGCGGCTTAGGGCCCCGGTCACGGCCATCCGGCAGGAGGCGGACGGGCTGGCCATCGAGACGCCCGACGGCCCGGTCCGGGCGGATCTGGCCGTCAACGCCGCCGGCCGGCCGGCCAACCTGGACGGACTCGGCCTGGAGGCGGCCGGCGTGGCCCGGAGCAAGGCCGGCGTCACGGTCAACGACCATCTCCAAAGCCCGACCAACCCGGACGTCTACGCCGCCGGCGACTGCCTGGACGCGCCCTTCGCCCTGACGCCGACGGCGGACCTGGAAAGCCGGATCGCGGGCGAAAACATGCTTGCCGGCAACACCCGGACCATCGACCGGACCGGCACGCCGAGCGTCCTTTTCACCCTGCCCCCCCTGGCCATGGCCGGGCTGACCGAGGCCGACTGCCAGGCCCGGGGCATCCCGTACCGCAAAAAGGAGTACGACCTGGCCGAGGCCTTTCCCTGGCAGCGGCTCGGCGAGACGACCGGCTTTTCCAAAACGCTCGTCTCCCCGGACGACGACCGCATCCTCGGGGCCCACATCCTCGGCCACGGGGCGGAAGAGATGATAAACGCCGTGGCCCTGGCCATGCGCCAGCATCTCCCGGCCAAGGCCCTGCGCGAGGCGGTCTGGGCCTACCCCACCTGCGGCTACTACCTCAGGTACCTGTTCTAG
- a CDS encoding histidine phosphatase family protein: MPQAVFYLLRHAATLWNLGKRIQGQWDSELAPAGKARAGELAPSLAGLGLARILTSDLGRAKATAGILNLALRLPVTLDRRLREQHFGEWTGRYWRDIPADALAAAEAAGWNFTPPGGESRAEVRQRAEHALVDAARANAGRSVLVVTHQGVIKAVLYHLLGRAFLPDEPPAFDVGRVQQIVCRGGSLSVGALDIVLPDRP, translated from the coding sequence ATGCCGCAAGCCGTCTTTTATCTCCTGCGCCACGCCGCCACCCTCTGGAACCTGGGAAAACGGATCCAGGGCCAGTGGGACAGCGAACTGGCCCCGGCCGGCAAGGCCAGGGCCGGCGAGCTGGCCCCGTCCCTGGCCGGACTCGGCCTGGCCCGCATCCTCACCAGCGACCTCGGCCGGGCCAAGGCCACCGCCGGCATCCTGAACCTGGCCCTGCGCCTGCCCGTGACCCTGGACCGGCGGCTTCGCGAACAGCATTTCGGCGAGTGGACCGGCCGGTACTGGCGCGACATCCCGGCCGACGCCCTGGCCGCCGCCGAGGCGGCGGGCTGGAATTTCACCCCCCCCGGCGGCGAGTCGCGGGCCGAGGTCCGCCAGCGGGCCGAACACGCCCTGGTGGACGCGGCCCGGGCCAACGCCGGCCGCAGCGTCCTGGTCGTCACCCACCAGGGCGTCATCAAGGCCGTGCTCTACCACCTGCTCGGCCGGGCCTTTCTGCCGGACGAGCCGCCGGCCTTCGATGTCGGCCGGGTGCAGCAGATCGTGTGTCGGGGCGGCTCCCTGTCGGTCGGGGCCCTGGACATCGTCCTGCCGGATAGGCCGTGA
- a CDS encoding glycosyltransferase family 4 protein: MAVADKAPVLVMVLKGYPRISETFISNEILLLESLGFKVRIVSMRDPREKLRHASIYRIKADVVYLPEYIRPALGELVYENVRAALAAPAGYLRAAALAARHFLRTRKSATIKHLLQAGFLCRRALAPGEPAHLHAHFAHSPTSVALYAGLIAGLPVSFTGHAKDVWTQAPDRLAEKIRRAAFVVTCTRANAAYLRRLAGNATPVHAVYHGIDLALFNGTAARPEPVPPYRLLTVARLTAKKGLDTVLDALGLLVGQGLDVSWDLVGEGEDREGLVARAEALGLAGRVRFHGAMPHEMVLALYRQAHVFALGCRVLPNGDRDGVPNVVVEAMAMGLPVAATDVSALPELVRDEETGLVCRPDDPAALAGNIARLLADGTLRDRMVAAARAAVARDFDNAANTRRLAEVFARHAGRPAGAFALVREAV, translated from the coding sequence ATGGCGGTCGCTGACAAGGCTCCGGTGCTGGTGATGGTCTTAAAGGGCTATCCGCGCATCTCCGAGACCTTCATATCCAACGAGATCCTGCTGCTCGAATCCCTGGGCTTCAAGGTCCGCATCGTCTCCATGCGCGACCCCCGCGAAAAGCTGCGCCACGCCTCGATCTACCGCATCAAGGCCGATGTCGTGTATCTGCCGGAATATATCCGGCCGGCCCTGGGGGAACTGGTCTACGAGAATGTCCGGGCCGCCCTGGCCGCGCCGGCCGGCTACCTGCGGGCGGCGGCCCTTGCGGCCCGGCATTTCCTGCGCACCCGCAAATCGGCCACCATAAAGCACCTGCTCCAGGCCGGGTTCCTGTGTCGCCGGGCCCTGGCTCCCGGCGAGCCGGCCCATCTGCACGCCCACTTCGCCCATTCGCCGACCTCGGTCGCCCTCTACGCCGGCCTGATCGCCGGCCTGCCGGTCAGCTTCACCGGCCACGCGAAAGACGTCTGGACCCAGGCCCCGGACAGGCTCGCCGAAAAGATCCGCCGGGCCGCCTTTGTCGTCACCTGCACCCGGGCCAACGCCGCCTATCTGCGCCGCCTGGCCGGAAACGCCACCCCGGTCCACGCCGTCTACCACGGCATCGATCTGGCGCTTTTTAACGGCACGGCCGCCCGGCCGGAGCCGGTGCCGCCCTACAGGCTGCTGACCGTGGCCCGGCTCACGGCCAAAAAAGGGCTCGACACCGTGCTCGACGCCCTGGGCCTTCTCGTCGGCCAGGGGCTGGACGTGTCCTGGGACCTGGTCGGGGAGGGCGAGGACCGGGAGGGGCTTGTCGCCAGGGCCGAGGCCCTGGGCCTGGCCGGCCGGGTCCGGTTCCACGGGGCCATGCCCCACGAAATGGTGCTCGCGCTCTACCGGCAGGCCCATGTCTTTGCCCTGGGCTGCCGCGTTTTGCCAAACGGCGACCGCGACGGCGTGCCCAACGTGGTGGTCGAGGCCATGGCCATGGGCCTGCCCGTGGCCGCGACCGACGTCTCGGCCCTGCCGGAACTGGTCCGTGACGAGGAGACCGGGCTTGTCTGCCGGCCCGACGACCCGGCCGCCCTGGCCGGAAACATCGCCCGGCTGCTGGCCGACGGGACGCTTCGGGACCGGATGGTTGCCGCTGCCCGGGCGGCCGTGGCCCGGGATTTCGACAACGCGGCCAATACCCGGCGCCTGGCCGAGGTCTTCGCCCGCCACGCCGGCCGGCCGGCCGGAGCGTTCGCCCTGGTTCGCGAGGCCGTTTGA